GCTCTTATTTCCCTAGTGGGGCAAACCCTCCAACATCTCAGCCATCAACATCTGGATACAACAAAGCTAAACAGTATGGGAGAATTCCCATGTTCACCTAAAGGCCATCCATTGGTGACACCTCCAAGCAGACCGCAGGAGACCAAGACCAAACCAAGACCTTAAAACTCAAGCTAATGGGTCAGTGCCAGCAACAACCTGGACaacatataattatttttataatttcattataattaacattaattctTGTGagcacatacacctacacataaACTGAAGGATCATAACAATCTGATACAGCATTTTATATGCAAAACCTATAGGTTTACATTCTATGTATACTGCAGtatgtctttatttatataatactcAGTCTGTTAACATTCTGTtgcactttatattatatattattgacatgtttacatttcaTTACACTTTAAAACCCTCTTATTGTATACAAATCCCTATGTTAGACTATTGTGCAATAACCTATTTATATCTAGATATTTCTATctacataaaatatttacacacttatttataccttaaacatcatttacaataattgacctatatatttatttaaacaaacttatGCTTTGTTTGTTGTGAGGTTTTTTATAAGTTACCAGTAACTTTTTTCTGAGCTCTTTAACACTCTTTCTATCTACATTGTCTATTTTCTGACAAAGGATGAGGATTTTAAGACAAATGTCAGGTAGAATCATAAAGGTCCAGTACAGTCAGTTCTTTGTCTGTGAGACTGTGAAAGACCGGCTGTTTGTGTGGATCTTCTTGCAGCTGTTCAGCATGCTGAAGACGAACTACACCGCATAGCAGCCAGCTGGACCAGTCTTGATGAACCGTGacatgcaaacacatttacacttgCACAGATTCCTCAAAAGGGAAATGCCTTCCCCATGTCTTAAGGGAAATATTCAGTgaatttctttctcttattaCATGTTCCAATCAAAATATTTTATCACATGcaaaaactcactcacacactcatgttttGGGGTGTCATTACAAGGGCAATAGTAAAACACACGAACTAATCTTACCCTTAGTTAGGGATTTCAAAGGCCATGAATTAAAGAGTTGAGAAGATGATGCATAAAGCCTGCATTTTAGTAGTGCCCAGAAATTTATGTAATGCCTCTGCTTTAATTCACTATAAAGGTGAAGTATGGGTTCATCAGTGAACAGATGATGAAATCAATACCGTATGTTCCTTTTAGTCTGGTTCTACTTAAGGATTCTTcctaatatcatctcagggactttttccttTGCCGCCATCACCGGTGGCTTTCTTATTATGGATGGATTTTAAATtcctatataaaatatgtataatatatgaatgagtgtgtgtgtgccctgcgatgggttggcactccgtccagggtgtatcctgccttgttgcccaatgacgcctgagataggcacaggctccccgtgacccgagtagttcggataagcggtagaagatgaatgaatgaatgaatgaatataaaatcctgaaatatttctgtaagGCTGCTTTGTGGCAATGTCTtctaaaaagtgctatacaaataaaaatgtaatttaatttaaagaaactGAGGCACGATCTCTGAAGACACATAAAACCTGGCATGCCACTAACAGCAGGATACAGTGAAGACACATTTGATTGTAATCACAAATTGCATGTATATGCATGTAAATGTCCTATAGAACACACTGTGCAATCAGGGTCTATATATTATGCTGCCTTTGTAGTACAACTGCATCTGGTTTGTTAGTATTTGAAAGATTATTgctaaattacttttttaaattgtggtGTAGGAGGTAACATTGCCACCTTAACACTCCAGGGTCATGGGATTGTTCCGGAGCTAGAgttactgtctgtctgatttatatgttctccctgtgtgtggGTTTTCTACAGGTTCTTCAGCTTCCTCCCACCTCTAAAAACATGCTTCACTGTGACCCTGTCCAGAAATAAATGGAATGAGACTGAATGAACTAGtaatgcacattttttttatcagttatcTAGCCCTGCTcacaaaatgtatataaattttACGTCAAAAACGGTATCAAAggtattttattgattttttttgttacacacATACTAGTACATTAGTTCAGTTTTTCACATGCAATATGctgaaatatgaataaaatggtttatgtaaaattacaacTTATGATTTCATCCTTGgtgttatgtgtgtgatttattgtctttttgaaGTGTTGCTCTCACTATAGACATAggtttaattaagaaaaaattgtgttgatgtgttgatTGAAGTAATGACGAGGAATCTgtgtaatattattacatttgttGGGTTTCTTTTTAAGAATAAAAGTTCATATGTAGAGTTGGCAGGCATTGTGTCATGCCTGTCTTTGTATGTTTGTGGAAACACTCCTATATGAGTGTGCTGTACCTATATTCTTCttggtgtgtatgtatatttcaGCACCTCCTCAGGACACACATTGATCTGTCTCTCAGTAATTCTCTCTTTGGCAGATGCACGTCTGTGTGGAATTAGCACAGGATTAAAGTCTATCCTCCTCTCTTCTCACCACTCTGAGTCCTGAGCACAATGGGGAGAAAACAGGCAGTAAGTTACACCCTACaacaaattatatattatatggcaacatatattaatgtatatattgCATATTGACTCTTAGTCATAGGAGTAGCTTCTTTTGGACTGTGGATTAATTTCTGTTCCTGATACAATGCCATGTAATTTGTGTCGGGAAATAGTTTATGCatgtgtattatatacagtatatatatatatatatatatatatatatatatatatatatatatatatatatatatatacacacacacacacacacacacacacatatatatagtgtgtcTGCATTGTTTTACTCTAAATATGTAAATTCTGTACTTCCAATATATAATATTGCTATATTCAtgtctatatttttttacatattaagCAGGTAGAGCAGATTACTACAAGGTGTTTTCTacagggtttatttatttttaaagtgtatATTCTAACATCCTTCTTTTTGATTTTCAGCGTGACGTGTCTCACATGCCAAGGTCAGTTTTTTTTAGGAAACAGTGAAAAGTTTTTTACTGTTTTGCTGCAAATTACTAAACATTACTGTTTACCTCTTAAGGATTCCTTGATTTATGCTTCTGGGGGGAACCTTTAGATTCTATATAAAACACCATTCCTAAGGGTGAAAATATATAGTTATAGTAAAGATTTGGTTTTAATGTTGGTTTAATGTAGTTTTCAGTTCCACTGGTAAAAGCTTCAAGTATAGAATCCTTTGAGGGATTCCTTTGGAGAAAAGGTTCAAAGTAAAAACCCCTAGGAAGCTAGAACCCTTAACTATTCCCAGAACACTGGAGGAATCATTATTTTCTGAGTGTGGGAAATTTTCACCTCTCAGTATCATTtgcagatatatatatttagcatGCCGAAACAATGATATTGCACAACTACACAAATGCCAGGATGTGATTTCTGACTTTTCATTCTTATTTTCTGCCATGATTTGACAAAAATGATTCTGAAGTGAAGACACTGGGGGTAAGTTCTATAACAGCTCTATTACACTGGTGTAACTGGGGTGTAATTTCAGGTGctactttatttaattagttgTATAAGTGAACTGCttacatttgaaaatatttacatgttcCCATATGTTTTCATGTTCCCATATTTTCTcatgtttcatttgtttacCTATTTAACCTGCCCTGGGTctgagtgtgatggtctggaGAAGCCTTTGACGGTGAAATTTGGTCATCTGCTATATCTAGTACATATTTAACATAGTATCTAACATTTCCTGAACTGTATTGTGaatttctctttgtttctttaCCACGTAAAACAAGATACAAgaaaagtgcttgcccccttcctgattttttatttttttgcatgtttgtaacactttaatgtttcagatcattcattcattctttcattcattcatcttctaccgcttatccgaactacctcgggtcacggggagcctgtgcctatctcaggcgtcatcgggcatcaaggcaggatacaccctggacggagtgccaacccatcgcagggcacacacactctcattcactcacgcaatcacacactacagacaattttccagagatgccaatcaacctaccatgcatgtctttggaccgggggaggaaaccgtagtacccggaggaaacccccgaggcacgggaagaacatgcaaactctacacacacaaggtggaggcgggaatcgaacccccaaccctggaggtgtgaggcgaacgtgctaaccactaagccaccgtgccccccgtttcagatcatcaaacaaattttaatattagtcaaaaataacacaagtaacacaacatgcagtttttaaatgaaggtttttattattaagggaaaacaaaatccaaacccacatggccctgtgtgaaaaagtgcttgccccctaaacctaataactggttgggccacccttagcagcaagaactgcgaTCAAGcgtttgtgataacttgcaatgattctgttacagcgctgtggaggaatttttgTCCATTCatgtttgcagaattgttgtaattcagccacattggagggttttttaggtcatgccacagcatctcaataggattcaggtcaggacttttaCTAGGCCACGCCAAAGTCTTAATTTTACTTATCTTCaaccattcagaggtggacttgctggtgggttttggatcattgtcctgctgcagaacccaagtttgcttcagcttgaggtcacaaacagatggccgcacattgtccttcaggattttttggtagacagcagaattcatggttccatttatcacagcaagtcttccaggtgcTGAAACaccaaaacagccccagaccatcgcATTACCACCataatattttactgttggtatgatgttctttttctgaaaagtgttacttttacaccagatgtaatgggacacacatcttccaaaaagtttaacttttgtcttgtcagtccacagagtattttcccaaaagtcttggggatcaagatgttttctggcaaatcagAGACAAGCCtttgtgttctttttgctcagcagcggttttcgTCATGGAATTCTGctatgcaggccatttttgcccagtctctttcttatggtggagtcatgaacactgaccttaactgaggcaagtgaggcatGTAGTTCTTTTGATGTTGTtatggggtcttttgtgacatcttggatgagtcgtcgctgcactcttggggtaattttggttaGCCAGCCACTcatgggaaggttcaccactgttccatgttttcgccatttgtggataatggctctcactgtggttcgctggagtcccaaagctttagaaacgGCTTTATAACCGTTTCCAGACTGATaaatctcaattactttctttctcattcgttcctgaatttctttggatctctgcatgatgtgtagcttttgaggatcttttggtctacttcactttgtcagtcaagtcttatttaagtgatttctttaCTCGGTGTGGATCTCTAATATTAGATTCCGACTGGAGCATTTGACAGGCTGTATCTGATTACTAACTGTACTAAGCAGGATTAAGTCCACTTTTGTAACATTAATTGTATGAGAATTTTCTTTGGCTTTGTAAGATTTTAGACATCTTTATGTTGGCTGATTGTATTATCCACCACTTATATCACTTTATGTACCTCATGTGGTCTTTTCCAGGAGCCTATTCAAgttaaaaaccttttttgttttaattatgttatagtattataattataataccCAGTTTGGGCTGAATTCAGCCTGGTCGTCTGGCAGGTTTTCCCAGGCCATCATgcaattattttactttacttagTTTTACTTTATTACCCAGATGGAACAACTGTTAGTATAGTTAATTTTTTTGGTCTTTACCTAGAAGAAATGTCAATCACCAAACCTAAGAAGAAAAAGTCTAAGAAGGAAATCAATGGAGTGAAAGAACCACACGGTAAGACCTTTTCACATCTATTAAGTTTTAGTGGATTTGCTACAGCACAGGCAATCCAATACTGATTAGTTCAATATGGATTGAACTGTTCTGCTAATATAATTAACCTGTTTAGAGGAGACAGAGCCTACTGTTGAAATGGAAGCGCTACCCAGCTGTAATCTATCAGAAAACAAGGATGCTCTTTCCCCTGAGCCTCAGGACAATCCAcctcaaaagaagaagaagagaaggaagaTGGCACATATCCTTGGTAATCCATTTATGTTAACACCATGAACTGCTTTCCCCATTTTGTAGGCCATATTTATTCCACTTGTGTTTACAGATATGGAAAGTGAGCAGCAAGGCCTTGTGAatggagacacacaaacatcaccCACAGTTAGCGACGAAGTTAATAGGAAATCTAGAAGGAAGAGGTGAGAATCCCAGGAAAATAACAAAAGCTTATCAGTGTCAAGTGTTCCTGTAATAAACTGGTTCAAGATTTtcaataaaaactgtaaatgagctgaaattaaatgcaagttttttttttttactgtgggCCTTTTCTTATAGAGTCATTTTCTCTCTGTAGGAAGtctaaaataacagaaaatcatCATAATAACAGTGTAGAAGTGGAATGCATGGATGTTGTCACTGACGCACATACTCCTACCTCTCATCGTCCTCTGTTTTCTGCTCCTCTGGGTCACAGCCAGTCTCTCAGCAAAGTGTTTGTTGAGAGAAGCCGTGAGTTCtttgttcattaaaataaatcagtacaatgtttggttttgtttgttaaaacatAAGGAAGTGAGAATTGCttataaacaaaattattatgATGTAGAATGCATAATTTAATAGAGTAATATTGTATAGAGTAATTAGTGTGTGTAGACAGAGGCAGGGAAgtggaagctcagtggttatGGTCACTGACCTTCTGTTTAGAAGGCTGTGGGGTCAAATCTCAGGAACACCAACTGCTGCTACTGTGCCTTTGAGcgaggctcttaaccctcaccTTCTAAGTAAATAGGATAAAAActtaagttgctctggataagtgtttCTGCAAAAATGCCATAAGTGTCTCAGCTAATGTTTCGATTTCAGGTCGGTTTCATGGAACAGATCGGCTGGACCTGGGACAAGAGCAAGTGGAAGAGTTCATGGAGGTCAGATCCATGTGGAACACACGAGATGTTGCCTTAAGAGTTCACAGTGGCTTCAGGTAAAAGATGAAGCAGGAAGTCACAATATCATTTACTGAGTCTCCAATCTCATCCATAAACATATAgtggttatataaatatcagtgATTTGTCGTCATTGCAATTAAATCCCAAGCCTATCCCAATTTCATCAGCTGAGTTTACCATCATGATTCATGTTGGGCTTTCCTGTTTGCTTTCTATAGGATCGTTGGCCTCTTCTGTCATGGATTTCTGGCTGGCTATGCTGTATGGAACATCATTGTTATCTATGTGCTGGCTGGAGAGCAACTGAAAACACTGTCAAACCTGTTACAGCAGTACCACAGCTTAGCATACCCTGCCCAGTCTCTACTGTACTTTCTGCTGGCTATTAGCTCTGTGTCTGCCTTCGACAGGTTTGTGTGCTTAATATCAGATATGGCCTAATATTAGGACCTAGAGCAACCAAATCATAATCActgtgcaactgtgcaaccgtCAATGCTGAGCTACCATTACTACATTTCAACATTTACTACATTTCCGCCTGGAAGGTTGCTGGTACACAAGTGGGCACTTGAGCAAGGTTTCATTTAGCCTAAACTGCAATAAAATCAGCTGCTAAAAGAatgcaaataacagtataacGTAGCATATGCACACCAACATCATAGTTTGATTCAGGGCTCCTGGCATATCGATTTCTCAGCATgctttaatgtttttgtgtcctgGCTTGTGAGTGGTGGATGAAATTTGCCCTCCAGGCCAGTTGTCCCATTTTGACATCACTGCCAAAAATGTCTAAGGACCAAACACTTCACTTGATATCTGACTATCATTAGCTACAGATTAGCTCATTCTAGCACTGATATGaatcatctttttttctttttttttcatctttcacAAATCAGCTTTAATCCTTCATCCCAGATTAtgaatacatacagtaatttATATATTAGCATCTTTTTGTAAGTTGCCCTAGATAAGAACATCTGACAAATGACTACATATGATGGGATGTTACCTAGTCAGCACTCACCACCATAAACCTAGACAATTgtgagattcattcattcatcttcaactgctttatcctgggcTACATTGTGGTGGATCTGGAGTCTGTCCTAAGAACAGTGGGCATGAGGTTGGAATGCATCCTAAATGGGACACCAGCTCACAGAGCACACAGATTTTCTTACCTGCACACTCTCCTCTACAGGGTGAATCTAGCCAAGGCATCTATGGCTCTGAGAGGGTTCCTCATGCTCGACCCAGCAGCCCTTGCATCATTCAGTAAGCATGCCTGATAGCAGTACCTGTTGTAGTAGACCTATTAGACCTCTTCTATTTGAAAATGTTTGTTCTGTATTTCTAGTGTACTTTGCAGCCCTTATTTTGTCTCTGAGTCAGCAGATGACTAGCGACCGCATCAACCAGTACCCCATTGATAACGAGTCACTATGGTGAGCATGGACCAATTAATCCTTAGTATGAATAAAGTACCTTGTTTATagcttgcatttatttttttattgtttattttgccAACATATTCATCAAAATTTTTTAACTAGCTACATCAGAAACAAACTAGTATGagcttattttaaataatgcattatCATATGACAGAACAGCACATGCAGCAGTCTATCTATCTTATTTAACTTGTTTAACTATCTTATTTAAGGCCTTCAGGCTTTGAACACCAGATTCTGCAACCCTGGATTGTTGTAAATTTGGTTGTAGCTTTACTGGTTGGACTGGCCTGGTTTTTCATCTCCACCAGACCTGATATGGACTAcacagaaggtgtgtgtgtgtgtgcatgtgtatgtgtttgtgtgtgtgtggagggaatCTCTCAGTAGTAATAATCTAGCACTAATATCATATTCTTGTGTTCTGCAGAGTTCTTAATATCAATGGAGTTAGATGACTATCTACAATACAAGGAGAAATCAGAAATCCCGTCCTGAAAATCTCAGACAACTGGCATCAGTGTTTCTGAAGCATGACATATTGTGGCATGGACAAGGAATAGATTTGACAATGAAGGattgcaaaaaatataaataaataaataaataaataaataaataaataaataaataaataaaataataataataataataataataataataaaactattttgtttaaaaacagacacactgacatgtaAAACTGGGAAAACCACCAGTTGACACCAGGAGTGATATTTTAAAAGCTTTCAAATCAGgctgaataaaatatgaaaaagtgacaacaaaacaaacaacaaacacttaGTAGTTTGATTACAATTTCAGGGTGATAAAAGTTATTTATACTTAAGAGTTTTTAGATTAACCTCCTATCCCAAATCTCTCTTCTGGGCTAGATCCCAAACGCCTCTCTGCTCCCTTAAGAGTGTGGAGTATGACGCGTATGGAGCCGTATCCTGTACGCTCAGTCTAGTGCACTACGTATCCATTATGGGTGATTTGGGATGAAATCCATTTGAATGAgcgagtttgagtgtgtgtgcgcgcgcgtgtgtgttaaaaaagatgtaaaagatGGCGGAGCTACAGATGCTCCTGGAGGAAGAAATTCCTGCCGGACGGAGAGCTTTGCTGGACAGTTTCACCAACCTTGAAAGAGTCGCTGAATACTGCGAAAGTAATTACGTGCAGGTAATCCAGCGAAACGGGTTTTACTGGAGTGTTTTTAAACTTGTTAAAGTCGCGTTAGTAGACTGGGAATAATCAGCTAACTGATTAGCATCGAGC
The genomic region above belongs to Tachysurus vachellii isolate PV-2020 chromosome 8, HZAU_Pvac_v1, whole genome shotgun sequence and contains:
- the tmem237a gene encoding transmembrane protein 237A produces the protein MGRKQARDVSHMPSEDTGEEMSITKPKKKKSKKEINGVKEPHEETEPTVEMEALPSCNLSENKDALSPEPQDNPPQKKKKRRKMAHILDMESEQQGLVNGDTQTSPTVSDEVNRKSRRKRKSKITENHHNNSVEVECMDVVTDAHTPTSHRPLFSAPLGHSQSLSKVFVERSRRFHGTDRLDLGQEQVEEFMEVRSMWNTRDVALRVHSGFRIVGLFCHGFLAGYAVWNIIVIYVLAGEQLKTLSNLLQQYHSLAYPAQSLLYFLLAISSVSAFDRVNLAKASMALRGFLMLDPAALASFMYFAALILSLSQQMTSDRINQYPIDNESLWPSGFEHQILQPWIVVNLVVALLVGLAWFFISTRPDMDYTEEFLISMELDDYLQYKEKSEIPS